The sequence below is a genomic window from Microbacterium abyssi.
GTTCCGCGCCGACCGGCCGCACGAGGTGGAGGTCGCAGGGTTCGCGAACGACGTCTCCGTTCCCCTGTCGAATCTGGTGCTCACCGCCACGATGGGCAACTGGGCGCGTCTTCGCCGGCTGCACCTGGCCGACCGGGTCGTCGAGGCGGCGGAGCTGTGGCCGGATCACTCCGGCACCGGGTTCACCGAGCACGGCCGGCTCGCCCTAGCGGATCTCACCCGCGACGGGGATGCCGCGATCGTCAGCGCCACCGGCGACGAGGACGATCCGGGCTCTGTCGTCTACTCCGACGACACGGCGAAGCACTGGCACTTCCTCGGCCGCCGCGCCGTGCAGGCCTGGCGGGTGGACGACCCGCATCCCGATCTCGAGGTGCTGGTCAACGCGCGCTGGTCGTACTGGGCGAGCGCCTCGCCGATCCCCGGCGGCCCGGCCTACGAGAACTTCGAGATCCTCGAGCCGTTCCGCCAGGGTGCGGCGTTCCGCTTCTCGGTCGAGCCGCTGGACTGAACACCGTTGCCGTGGACGACGAAACGGGGTTTGCTGCACCAGACGGCGGCACAAAGCGCCCGTCTCATGCGGCAAACCCCGTCTCGCGGGGGCGCACCCTCAGCGGTGCCGCGCCACCACCTGCGCGACAGCCTCGCGCTCGGCATCCGTCGGCTCGGCGATCGCCATGCGGCAGTGCGCATCCGTGACGCCGAGCACCCGGTAGGCCTCCTTCATGCGCGCCATGTCTCCCCCGACGAGCGAGACGACGTCGTCGACGTCGGCCTGCGCGGCGGCGATGGCTGCCGAGTCACCGGAGCGACCGGCATCCGCCAGCGCGCGGAAGGGCTTGGGCGTGACAGACGAGACACCGGAGACGACGCCCTGGGCGCCCACCTCGACGGCGGCGATCAGGTCGCGGTCGGCACCGGTGTACAGCTCGAAATCGGCGGGGACGGCGGCGCGGTACGCGGCGATGTCGTCCAGCGAGAGCTCGCTGATCTTCGCGCCGACGATGTTCGGCAGCTCGGCCAGCCGCACCAGGAGCTCAGGCGAGACCGGGTTGCCGCTGCGCGCGGGGTAGATGTACACGTACAGGCGCCCGTCGCCGACCGCATCCGACACGGCCTGGAAGTAGTCGAAGATCGCGTCATCCGTCGACGGCAGGTAGTACGGGGTGAGCGCGGCGAACTCGGTCGCGCCGAGGTCGCGGGCGATTCGCGTCAGCCGCACCGCCTCGAACGCGCTGGGCTGGCCGACGTGCACGATCACGCGCATCGTGCCTGCGAGCTCCGCGAGGGCCGCTTCGACCAGCGAGGTGAATTCACCGGCGTCCACCGATGCGAACTCGCCCGTCGTGCCGAGCACGAACGCACCCTCGTTGCCCGACTGCCCCACGAAACGGAAGATCGCACGCGACCCTTCGACGTCGAGGCTCCCGTCGCGGTGGAACGCGGTGGGAATCGCGGTGAGGATGTCGTAACGGGTCACTTCTTCTCCTTGGAGTTCTTGCGGGAGCGGCGGATCTTCGCCGCGGGCGTGCTGCGCACCGTCGAGGTGAGCAGGTCAGGGTTCGCGGCGAGCTCGTCGTGCGCGTTCGAGATCTGCGTGAGGCTCTCGGTGTCGAGCACCGAATCGGCGAACGACGCACGCTCGGCACGGGGCTTGCGCGCGGCGCGGATCGCGGGCATCACGATCGAGAGGACGGCGAGTGCGAGCAGCACGATCGCGATCGGGCTGACGACCTCGAAGAACGGCCGCGACGGCAGGATCGCGAGGGTGCGGGCCAGGTTCTCCTCGGCGAGCGGGCCGAGCAGCAGACCGAGCACGACGGGTCCCGCCGGCACCTGCATGCGCTTGAGCAGCACGCCGACGACGCCGAAGACGAGCATCGTGATGACGGTCGAGAGGCTGTTCGAGGTGGCGTACGTCCCGATGATGCAGAAGATCAGGATGCCGCTCCACAGGTAGGGCTGCGGCACATCGAGCAGCTTCACCATGCCCTTCATGCGCACGAGGCTGAGCCCGAGCGAGAGCAGGGTGGCGACGAGCATGATGCCGACGATCGAGACGACGAGGTCGGGGCGCTCGGTGAACAGCGTCGGGCCCGGGGTGATGCCCCAGATGATCATCGAGCCGATCATGACGGCCATGACGGAGTCGCCCGGGATACCGAGCGCCATGGTCGTGGTGAGCGATCCGCCGAGGGTGGCGCTGGATGCCGTGTCGGATGCCGCGACACCTTCGACCGAGCCCTTGCCGAACGCCTCCGGGGTCTTGGAGACCTTGCGTGCACGCTCCCAGCCGATGAGGCCGGCGATGTCGCCGCCGGCCGCCGGGATGAGCCCGACGCCGAGCCCGACCGCTCCGCCGACGGCCGTCGCGCGGCCGCTCTGCTTGAGTTCGGACCTGTTCGGCCACCAGCGGCCGAGACTGGAGATGGGTCGCACATTGCTCTTGCGATGCGTGAGCAGCTGGTCGAACAGCTCAGCGATGCCGAACAGCCCGATGATCACGGCGATGAAGTTCACGCCTTCGACGAGCTCGAGGACGCCGAACGTGAAGCGCTTGTCCGCCGTGGCGGCGTAGGTGCCGACGGTTCCGAGCATGAGGCCGAAGAGCCCGGCGAGGATGCCCTTGAGCATCGACTTCGACGAGATGCCGATCATGATCGCGATGCCGAACACGACGAGGGCGAACAGCTCGGGCGACTTGAAGTAGTCACGGGCGAAGCTGGCGATCGGCACGGCGGCGACGGAGAAGAGCACCAGGGAGGCGAGGATGCCGACGGCCGACACGATCGCCGAGATCGTGAGGGCGAGCCCCGCCCTGCCCTGCTTGGCCATCGGATAGCCGTCGAGAGTGGTGGCGATGGATGCCGGGGTGCCCGGCGTGTTGATCAGGATCGAGGGCACCCGGTCGCCGAAGTTCGCGGCGACGTAGATCGTGAGCAGAACGGCGAGCCCCTGGACGGGCTCGAGCGTCATGGTGAAGCCGGCCGCCAGGGCGACGGCCATGGTGGCGGTGATGCCGGGGAACGCGCCGACCATGAAGCCGAGCACGAGGCCCACGCCCATGTAGAGCAGGATCGAGATGTCGAGGAGCGAGTTGAGCCCCTCCAGCAGCGGGGTCATAGCGGGATCCTCAGGAGCATGCCGAACACGACGTAGACGAAGGCCGTCACGGACACCGTGTAGATGATGAGGCTCAGCCATCGGCGGTGCCCGTACACGAGCATCAGCGCGGCCATGAGCAGAGCCGTCGCGATCGGGAACACCTCGATGCGGTAGCCGAACAGGATGATCGAGCCGAGCGACCAGATCGCGATGAAGGCGCCGGAGATCAGGAGTGTGACGACCACGCGGAGCACGCCACCGGACTGGATGCGCTCGATGTCCTCGCGCCCAGGGGCGGGTCGTGTGATCGCGATGACGAGGATCGCGATCGCGACGACGACGCCCGTCACACCGAGCAGCATCGGCCAGAATCGGGCGTCGATCTGGCCGGGAGCCGCCTCGCGCCGCAATTCGATCTGGGTCGAGAGCGCCAGGTATCCGGCCGTCACCGCGAGCGCGACGAGCGCGAACGCGATCTCGAGGGGACGCGACGGCGTCGCGCCCTGGTACTCGTCGCTCTCGGCG
It includes:
- a CDS encoding tripartite tricarboxylate transporter permease; the encoded protein is MTPLLEGLNSLLDISILLYMGVGLVLGFMVGAFPGITATMAVALAAGFTMTLEPVQGLAVLLTIYVAANFGDRVPSILINTPGTPASIATTLDGYPMAKQGRAGLALTISAIVSAVGILASLVLFSVAAVPIASFARDYFKSPELFALVVFGIAIMIGISSKSMLKGILAGLFGLMLGTVGTYAATADKRFTFGVLELVEGVNFIAVIIGLFGIAELFDQLLTHRKSNVRPISSLGRWWPNRSELKQSGRATAVGGAVGLGVGLIPAAGGDIAGLIGWERARKVSKTPEAFGKGSVEGVAASDTASSATLGGSLTTTMALGIPGDSVMAVMIGSMIIWGITPGPTLFTERPDLVVSIVGIMLVATLLSLGLSLVRMKGMVKLLDVPQPYLWSGILIFCIIGTYATSNSLSTVITMLVFGVVGVLLKRMQVPAGPVVLGLLLGPLAEENLARTLAILPSRPFFEVVSPIAIVLLALAVLSIVMPAIRAARKPRAERASFADSVLDTESLTQISNAHDELAANPDLLTSTVRSTPAAKIRRSRKNSKEKK
- a CDS encoding dihydrodipicolinate synthase family protein; its protein translation is MTRYDILTAIPTAFHRDGSLDVEGSRAIFRFVGQSGNEGAFVLGTTGEFASVDAGEFTSLVEAALAELAGTMRVIVHVGQPSAFEAVRLTRIARDLGATEFAALTPYYLPSTDDAIFDYFQAVSDAVGDGRLYVYIYPARSGNPVSPELLVRLAELPNIVGAKISELSLDDIAAYRAAVPADFELYTGADRDLIAAVEVGAQGVVSGVSSVTPKPFRALADAGRSGDSAAIAAAQADVDDVVSLVGGDMARMKEAYRVLGVTDAHCRMAIAEPTDAEREAVAQVVARHR
- a CDS encoding tripartite tricarboxylate transporter TctB family protein, yielding MSTSEVAESDEYQGATPSRPLEIAFALVALAVTAGYLALSTQIELRREAAPGQIDARFWPMLLGVTGVVVAIAILVIAITRPAPGREDIERIQSGGVLRVVVTLLISGAFIAIWSLGSIILFGYRIEVFPIATALLMAALMLVYGHRRWLSLIIYTVSVTAFVYVVFGMLLRIPL